From Pleurocapsa sp. PCC 7319:
AGATCGCTAACTATTCATAGGAGGGAAAAGAAGTTGAATCCTCTATTAGATCGACTGATATATGACAACTTTGTTGAAGCCACTAGGGAATTTGGACGTTGGGGTCGCTCGAATCAATTAATCGAGCAAGACGGACTGATGTGCATCCTCGGAGGTACGACTTTTCCTATATTTACTAATTGTGTTGTTCGCCTCGATCGCCAGATACCTGCAAGAGAGGCGATCGACAGAGCAAAATCTTGGTTTCAACCTCATGCTAGAGATTTTACTATTTACACTTACGGAGAAGAAGATCGAGATTTAGAAGAGCAATTAAGCTCCTTACAGCTACAGCAATTGTTTGATACCCCTGTTATGGTTTTAGATTCTGAGGTAGAAATACCCGATATTCCCGCTTCTGTTGAAATTAAAGTAGCTGATAGTGAGAAAGATATTTTAGATGTACGTCATGTAAATAGCCTTGGTTTTGAAACCCTTGAAATTCCCAGAGAACATACCGAAGCGATTTTTGGAGTTCCTCACAGACTGCTTTCTCCTAAGATAATTACCTATATCGCCTATCTTGACGGTCAACCAGCTTCTACTGCCATGACTATTATGACCGAATTAGTAGCTGGAATCTACTGGGTAAGTACTACTCCTCAAGCTAGAGGTTTGGGCTTAAGTACTATTTGTACGAGTTTGGCTAGTAACGCAGGGTTTCAACGAGGAGCGCGAATAGCTACCCTTCAAGCATCGCCAATGGGCGAATCAGTTTATCAACGAATTGGATATCGCAGTATCGATCGTCTGAAATGTTTTTTGGTGTCACCTAGTTAAAAACTTTACTTCCTATATTCTAATGAATGATAAATCAGTCAAAACAGCATTAATTACGGGTGCAAATCGTGGAATTGGATTTGCGATCACGCAGCGTCAGACTTTGCCCAATTGCTAGAACTTCTTCAAACATCATATCAACAATAAATCATCATGAAAGCTTACCAAGTTCAAACTACAGAGAATAAAAACGATCTAGTATTGACTGAATTACCCAAGCCTCAACCTGGTTTCGGACAAGTGCTGATTAAGGTAAGAGCAACCGCACTCAACTATCGCGATTTAATTGTCTTGCAAGGACAGTATCAGGGACAGAAATCTCCTGTAATTCCCATGTCCGATGGTACTGGAGAAGTAGTGGCGGTAGGGGAAGGGGTAACTCGCGTGAAAGTAGGAGATCGCGTTGCCGGTACTTTCTTTCAAGATTGGATTTCTGGCAAGATTACTCGTTCTGTCATGTCTTCCGATCTCGGTGGCGCTATTGATGGGATGCTATCTGAATACGTAGTACTAAACCAGGATGGTGTAGTTTTAATTCCCGAACATCTAAGCTATACAGAAGCTGCAACTTTGCCCTGTGCTGCTGTTACTGCCTGGCACGCTCTTGTTACTAAAGGTAATCTGCAAGCAGGGGAAACTGTATTGGTGTTAGGTACGGGAGGAGTTTCTGGATTCGCTACCAAGTTTGCCAAATTAAAGGGCGCAAAAGTAATTGCCACCTCCAGTAGCGATCGCAAATTAGAACAAATGCGAGAATTGGGAGCAGATCTGACTATTAATTACAAAACTACTCCTGACTGGGAAAAACAGGTTTACGAGCTAACCGAACGGACAGGGGTTGACCATGTAGTTGAAGTCGGTGGTGCGGGAACACTAGCTAAATCGTTACAAGCTGTTTGCTATGGCGGACAAGTACATTTAATTGGAGTTTTAACTGGCTTTGGTGGTGAAATTAGTCCCCTGCCGATTATGTTGAAAAGCGTGACTGTAAATGGCATTTACGTAGGAAGTAGGGAAATATTTGAGACGATGAATCAGGCAATTTCTCAGGCTCAATTAAAGCCTGTCATTGATCGCGTTTTTCCGTTTGCAGAAGCTAAAGCAGCTTATCAATATCTCCAAAGTGGTTCTCATTTCGGCAAGGTGGTAATTGAAATTTAAGTAAGAAGTAAAAGCTAATGACTTGTTTAGTTAATCAGTTAATTGAATTCTCTAGATGGCTTAAAATCTAGATAGTTGCTGGTGTTTCATACCCACTAAAATTATGATTCAGGTCAAGCCAAGGTTTCAAAGCTTTGAAGAATATTTAGTCTATGACGATGGCACGGATAAGCTATACGAACTATTCAATGGAGAATTAATCGAAGTGCCTCCAGAATCGGGAATAAATGTCCAAATTGCCAATCGTCTTTTTCTAATGTTTGCTCTTTTACTTGGCACAGATAGAGTAAGAGGGCATGGATTAGAAGTAGAAGTAAATGGCGAACCGAGAAACCGCTATCCCGATTTGACGATCTTGCGGGAAGAACATATCGAACAATTGGCAAAGCGTAATACGGTTCGTTTAACTATGTCTCCTCCTTTACTGGTAGCGGAAGTAGTCAGTCCTGGAGAATTACAGCGCAATCGTGATTACATTGCTAAACGAGTACAATACCAAGACTGTGGTATTCCTGAATATTGGATTATCGATCCTGAAGCTCAAACAGTATTAATTTTGGAATTATCTGAAGGGAACTATCAGGAGAAGGGTAATTTTTCTGGTCGATCGCAACTGCTTTCGTCACAGTTTCCCAAACTCAATTTTACAGTAGGGCAAATTTTTAATAACTAGTCTATATCCAAGTAGAAAATAGGTTTAAATAAGAGATTGTCAAGTAATTATCGAATCGCGATCGCTGTAAAAAAGATTGAACGACAGAATAAATTGTCCTGACGTATTAACTCAATTTACATAACAACAACTAAACAGTCGAGGAACGGTTTTTTTCAACAAAATTCTTGAGATTTGATAGTAAAAAATCCCATACCTGCAACATTTGAAGATATATTGGTTCGGATTGAATATTTTTTTGTTCTAATGTTAAAGTAGTGCCATTGTCTTGTTCAGACAGGCTATAGCAAATTGTGACGTAATTTTGAGAGGTTCGTTCTGTCCCATGATTAGTACTCCAATATGTATATTGAAATTTTTCATTAGGTAATAAAACATCAATTTTGCCGTAATCACTAAAGCTATTGCCGTCAACGTTTCCTTTGCAAATTATTTCGCTATCTACTTGCCAGTCTGAAATAACTTCTTCTAAGGGGTAATATTGAACAATTTTATTGGAATTAGTTAAAGCATCAAACACTTCATTAGTAGGTGCATTGATAAGCAGTGTTTTCTCGATTGAGAAAATTTCCATAATTTGTTTTTTCTACCTCAATAATTAGCTGAATTTTAAATTATACGGAATATCAACAACACTATGAACAATCAAAAAATTGCTTTAATTACGGGTGCAAATCGCGGTATCGGATATGCGATCGCCCACGGATTGCTAAAAGCAGATTTTCAAGTGATTATTGGTTCTAGATCGCTCGACAAAGGTAAAGCAGCAGCCGAACAACTCAATTCACCCTTAGTTAGTGTGGTAGAAATTGATATTGCTGAGGATGATAGTATTAACAAGGCTTTTAATGAGTTAAACGACAAAATAGATCGCCTGGACGTATTAGTTAATAACGCAGGTATCTATCCTGACAATGGTTTCAATATTCTGACTATCAATCGCGATTTGTTAACTAAAAC
This genomic window contains:
- a CDS encoding GNAT family N-acetyltransferase; the protein is MNPLLDRLIYDNFVEATREFGRWGRSNQLIEQDGLMCILGGTTFPIFTNCVVRLDRQIPAREAIDRAKSWFQPHARDFTIYTYGEEDRDLEEQLSSLQLQQLFDTPVMVLDSEVEIPDIPASVEIKVADSEKDILDVRHVNSLGFETLEIPREHTEAIFGVPHRLLSPKIITYIAYLDGQPASTAMTIMTELVAGIYWVSTTPQARGLGLSTICTSLASNAGFQRGARIATLQASPMGESVYQRIGYRSIDRLKCFLVSPS
- a CDS encoding NAD(P)-dependent alcohol dehydrogenase; amino-acid sequence: MKAYQVQTTENKNDLVLTELPKPQPGFGQVLIKVRATALNYRDLIVLQGQYQGQKSPVIPMSDGTGEVVAVGEGVTRVKVGDRVAGTFFQDWISGKITRSVMSSDLGGAIDGMLSEYVVLNQDGVVLIPEHLSYTEAATLPCAAVTAWHALVTKGNLQAGETVLVLGTGGVSGFATKFAKLKGAKVIATSSSDRKLEQMRELGADLTINYKTTPDWEKQVYELTERTGVDHVVEVGGAGTLAKSLQAVCYGGQVHLIGVLTGFGGEISPLPIMLKSVTVNGIYVGSREIFETMNQAISQAQLKPVIDRVFPFAEAKAAYQYLQSGSHFGKVVIEI
- a CDS encoding Uma2 family endonuclease gives rise to the protein MIQVKPRFQSFEEYLVYDDGTDKLYELFNGELIEVPPESGINVQIANRLFLMFALLLGTDRVRGHGLEVEVNGEPRNRYPDLTILREEHIEQLAKRNTVRLTMSPPLLVAEVVSPGELQRNRDYIAKRVQYQDCGIPEYWIIDPEAQTVLILELSEGNYQEKGNFSGRSQLLSSQFPKLNFTVGQIFNN
- a CDS encoding SRPBCC domain-containing protein, which encodes MEIFSIEKTLLINAPTNEVFDALTNSNKIVQYYPLEEVISDWQVDSEIICKGNVDGNSFSDYGKIDVLLPNEKFQYTYWSTNHGTERTSQNYVTICYSLSEQDNGTTLTLEQKNIQSEPIYLQMLQVWDFLLSNLKNFVEKNRSSTV